In candidate division KSB1 bacterium, the following are encoded in one genomic region:
- the glmS gene encoding glutamine--fructose-6-phosphate transaminase (isomerizing), with protein MCGIVGYLGKKPIVPVLIEGLKRLEYRGYDSAGIATLSNGTVNLVKQAGKISSLEALLAGKPVNGSAGIAHTRWATHGVPNALNAHPHTDCRGKIALIHNGIIENYSVIKTDLISKGHEFRTQTDTEALVHLIEEFYKNGMTFEEAVRAALTQVEGTYGIAVVCSDEPEMIIAARKGSPLVLGHGDGENFVASDVSAILDHTKQVSYLDDDEMAVVRRDGIEVKTISNQPVQKQVEQVAFDLERIEKGGYDHFMLKEIMEQPRTIKDAMRGRLIKDEGIARLGGMREVMDALLNAKRFLITACGTSWHAALIGEYMLEEFVRVPVEVEYASEFRYRDPVIEENNVVIVISQSGETADTLAAVREAKRKGATVIGICNVVGSSIAREVHAGAYIHAGPEIGVASTKAFTSQVTLLAVITLFLARHRNMSAAKGAEIVQEMAALPEKVEKILGVREEIKKIAQIYYQNSNFLYLGRGYNFPVALEGALKLKEISYIHAEGYPAAEMKHGPIALIDENMPVVFIATKDSTYDKIVSNIEEVRARHGRVIAIATEGDEEIKKRADHVIYIPPTQQMLMPILTIIPLQLLAYYIAILRGCDVDQPRNLAKSVTVE; from the coding sequence ATGTGTGGCATCGTCGGTTATCTCGGCAAAAAACCGATTGTCCCGGTTTTAATTGAAGGACTCAAGCGGCTCGAATATCGCGGCTACGATTCCGCCGGTATCGCGACGCTATCGAATGGCACCGTCAATCTCGTCAAACAGGCGGGAAAAATTTCCAGCCTCGAAGCCTTGCTGGCTGGTAAGCCGGTCAACGGTTCGGCTGGCATTGCGCACACGAGGTGGGCGACGCACGGCGTGCCGAATGCGCTGAATGCGCATCCGCACACGGATTGCCGGGGCAAGATCGCGCTGATTCACAACGGCATCATTGAAAATTACTCGGTGATCAAAACCGATTTGATTTCCAAGGGCCACGAATTTAGAACGCAGACCGATACCGAAGCGCTGGTACATTTGATCGAGGAGTTTTATAAAAACGGCATGACGTTCGAGGAAGCCGTGCGCGCCGCGCTCACGCAGGTGGAAGGCACCTATGGCATCGCCGTGGTGTGCAGCGACGAGCCGGAGATGATCATCGCCGCGCGCAAGGGCAGCCCCCTGGTCCTCGGCCACGGCGATGGCGAGAACTTCGTGGCCTCGGATGTTTCGGCGATCCTTGACCACACCAAGCAGGTCAGTTACCTCGATGACGACGAGATGGCGGTGGTGCGCCGGGACGGCATCGAGGTGAAAACCATCAGCAACCAGCCGGTGCAAAAGCAAGTCGAGCAGGTGGCGTTTGATCTCGAACGCATCGAAAAGGGCGGTTATGATCATTTCATGTTGAAGGAGATCATGGAGCAACCGCGCACCATCAAAGACGCGATGCGCGGCCGGTTGATCAAAGACGAGGGCATCGCGCGGCTCGGCGGCATGCGCGAGGTGATGGATGCCTTGCTGAATGCGAAACGCTTTCTCATCACCGCCTGCGGCACCTCCTGGCACGCGGCGCTGATCGGCGAGTATATGCTGGAGGAATTTGTGCGGGTGCCGGTCGAGGTCGAGTACGCCAGCGAATTTCGCTACCGTGATCCGGTGATTGAGGAGAACAACGTCGTCATCGTCATCAGCCAGTCCGGTGAAACCGCGGACACGCTGGCCGCCGTGCGCGAGGCGAAACGCAAGGGCGCGACGGTGATCGGCATTTGTAACGTTGTCGGCTCGAGCATCGCGCGCGAAGTGCACGCTGGTGCCTACATTCACGCCGGGCCGGAAATCGGCGTGGCCTCGACGAAAGCGTTCACCTCGCAAGTGACGCTGCTGGCGGTGATCACGTTGTTTTTGGCGCGGCATCGAAACATGTCGGCGGCCAAAGGCGCGGAGATCGTGCAGGAGATGGCGGCGCTGCCGGAGAAAGTTGAAAAGATTCTCGGCGTGCGCGAAGAGATAAAAAAGATTGCGCAAATTTATTATCAGAACAGCAATTTTCTTTACCTCGGCCGCGGTTATAATTTTCCGGTGGCGTTGGAAGGCGCTTTGAAGCTGAAAGAAATTTCTTACATTCACGCTGAGGGCTATCCGGCGGCGGAAATGAAACACGGCCCGATCGCCTTGATCGATGAAAACATGCCGGTGGTTTTCATCGCCACCAAGGATTCGACCTATGACAAGATCGTCAGTAATATCGAAGAGGTGCGCGCGCGGCACGGCCGGGTGATTGCCATTGCCACCGAGGGCGATGAGGAGATTAAAAAGCGCGCCGATCACGTGATTTACATTCCGCCGACGCAGCAAATGCTGATGCCGATTTTGACGATCATTCCGCTGCAATTGCTGGCTTATTACATCGCAATTTTGCGCGGCTGTGACGTCGATCAACCGCGCAATCTCGCCAAAAGCGTGACGGTAGAATAA
- a CDS encoding penicillin-binding protein activator, whose product MKNYIFRAHKITKITQAAAVFLFILSTLAAAQERSVPRSTTEVETQFKQGVELFNAGRYEEALGVCDGLLQGEAMHQRVSAALYMRARSAYQLGRYETARAALDDLERSFPKSQYLQHGHALLGMIAFQKEEYLEAAVEFLLVVETGRNATLRTQAMEWLRVVLDDYLPLNDLRRLRKSYAGPKGTPYVVLALARDELAAGNREIGEKLIDDFLRANPDTPLRAELEELRNIGGEPVGRAVRVGIVLPLSGIDADAGMGVYNGIKFAQLTSATNNGAPAIELVVRDSESSLLNTVKVTQELLTDPSVVAIIGEVDNAATAAAAALANAKGVPFLAPVATENGIGALGENVFQLNADRERKSRALAEYAFKFLNARTFVTIAPQDDYGQQMADAFSAAIDSLGGEIIAQKWYYGEPQDLGRAFKAIRAAAFRRAHKDSLRFKLFPPGMAPKIIDPEDVNIPVTNLNAIFMPLHQEDIRLVAGQRAYFNLQSAIIGGEYWYLPDLEKNRELQRYVDGAIFASDYFIDPENARYKQFRNDFRTRMGTTPEKWELFGYDAATLLFKAIQQGGRNRGQLRETLAKIDNFIGMKGEMALNNPAKVNSKVNILQIRGAQIVKLR is encoded by the coding sequence ATGAAAAACTATATTTTTCGCGCTCACAAGATAACCAAGATCACTCAGGCTGCCGCCGTTTTTTTGTTTATTCTTTCAACGCTGGCAGCGGCCCAGGAAAGATCGGTGCCGCGCTCGACGACGGAAGTGGAAACGCAGTTCAAGCAAGGCGTGGAGTTATTCAATGCCGGCCGCTATGAGGAAGCGCTGGGGGTTTGCGACGGATTGCTGCAAGGCGAGGCGATGCATCAGCGCGTGTCGGCGGCGCTTTATATGCGGGCGCGCTCGGCGTATCAGCTTGGGCGCTACGAAACCGCGCGCGCGGCGCTCGATGACCTAGAGCGCAGTTTCCCGAAAAGCCAGTACCTGCAGCACGGCCATGCTTTGCTGGGGATGATTGCTTTTCAAAAAGAGGAATATCTGGAAGCTGCTGTTGAATTTCTGCTGGTGGTTGAAACCGGGCGAAACGCCACCCTGCGGACGCAGGCCATGGAATGGCTGCGTGTGGTGCTGGACGATTATCTGCCCCTGAATGATTTGCGGCGTTTGCGCAAAAGTTACGCCGGCCCCAAAGGCACGCCGTATGTCGTGCTGGCGTTGGCGCGCGACGAGCTGGCGGCGGGGAATCGTGAAATCGGTGAAAAACTGATCGACGACTTTTTGCGAGCCAATCCCGACACGCCGCTGCGCGCCGAGTTGGAAGAACTGCGCAACATCGGCGGTGAGCCGGTTGGCCGCGCGGTGCGGGTCGGCATCGTTTTACCTTTGAGCGGCATCGACGCCGATGCCGGGATGGGTGTTTATAACGGCATCAAATTCGCTCAGCTCACCAGCGCCACCAATAACGGCGCTCCGGCCATCGAGTTGGTCGTGCGCGATTCGGAAAGCAGCCTGCTCAACACGGTGAAAGTGACGCAAGAGTTGCTTACCGATCCCTCGGTGGTGGCGATCATCGGCGAAGTCGATAACGCCGCCACTGCCGCTGCGGCGGCGCTGGCCAACGCCAAAGGCGTGCCGTTTCTGGCGCCGGTGGCGACGGAAAACGGCATTGGCGCGTTGGGTGAAAATGTTTTTCAGCTTAATGCCGATCGCGAGCGCAAGAGTCGGGCCTTGGCTGAATATGCTTTCAAATTTTTAAACGCGCGCACCTTTGTCACGATTGCGCCGCAGGATGATTATGGCCAGCAAATGGCCGATGCCTTCAGCGCGGCGATTGACAGCCTCGGCGGCGAAATTATCGCACAAAAATGGTATTATGGCGAGCCGCAGGATCTCGGTCGCGCTTTCAAAGCGATTCGCGCCGCCGCCTTTCGTCGCGCTCATAAAGATTCGCTGCGGTTCAAACTTTTTCCGCCGGGAATGGCGCCGAAAATCATCGACCCCGAAGATGTCAATATTCCGGTGACGAACCTCAATGCGATTTTCATGCCGTTGCACCAGGAGGATATTCGATTGGTGGCCGGACAACGCGCTTACTTCAATCTGCAGAGCGCCATCATCGGCGGCGAGTACTGGTATTTGCCTGATTTGGAAAAGAACCGGGAACTGCAGCGTTATGTCGACGGCGCCATCTTCGCGAGCGATTATTTTATCGATCCTGAAAATGCCCGCTACAAGCAATTTCGCAACGACTTCCGCACCCGCATGGGAACCACGCCGGAGAAATGGGAACTTTTTGGCTACGACGCGGCCACGCTGCTGTTCAAGGCCATCCAGCAGGGTGGCCGCAATCGCGGCCAGCTTCGCGAAACACTTGCCAAAATCGATAACTTTATCGGCATGAAAGGTGAGATGGCGCTTAATAATCCCGCCAAGGTCAACAGTAAAGTGAATATTTTGCAAATCCGCGGCGCGCAGATTGTCAAGTTGCGTTAG
- the nagB gene encoding glucosamine-6-phosphate deaminase codes for MLVHIKENYEEMSKEGARIVAELVRKKPNCVLGFATGSTPLGMYKELIRMHKNEGLDFSKVTTFNLDEYVGLPPEHDQSYHYFMWENLFKHINVDRRFVHIPMGMAKDIDAFCEWYEEQIVKAGGIDLQILGIGANGHIAFNEPGSSLGSRTRIKTLTGTTREANARFFKNPDEVPKYAITMGVGTIMDAKELLLLASGESKAEAIAATCEGPITAKWPATIVQLHRYAFVIADKAAASKLTMTY; via the coding sequence ATGCTGGTCCACATCAAAGAGAACTATGAGGAAATGAGCAAGGAAGGCGCACGCATCGTGGCGGAATTGGTGCGCAAGAAGCCGAATTGCGTGCTGGGCTTTGCCACCGGCAGCACGCCGCTGGGCATGTACAAAGAGTTGATTCGCATGCACAAAAATGAGGGCCTGGATTTTTCCAAAGTCACGACGTTCAATTTGGACGAGTACGTCGGCCTGCCGCCGGAGCACGATCAAAGTTATCACTATTTCATGTGGGAAAATCTGTTCAAGCACATCAACGTCGATCGCCGCTTCGTTCATATTCCGATGGGCATGGCGAAGGACATTGATGCCTTTTGCGAATGGTACGAAGAACAGATCGTGAAAGCCGGGGGGATTGATTTGCAGATTCTCGGCATCGGCGCCAACGGCCACATTGCGTTCAACGAGCCCGGCTCCTCACTCGGCTCGCGCACGCGCATCAAGACGCTCACCGGCACGACACGCGAAGCCAACGCACGGTTCTTCAAAAATCCGGACGAGGTGCCGAAATACGCCATTACAATGGGCGTGGGCACGATTATGGATGCAAAAGAATTGTTGCTGCTGGCAAGCGGCGAGAGCAAAGCCGAGGCGATTGCGGCAACCTGCGAAGGCCCCATCACAGCCAAATGGCCGGCAACGATCGTGCAGTTGCATCGCTACGCCTTCGTCATCGCGGATAAAGCTGCGGCTTCAAAATTGACCATGACCTATTGA
- a CDS encoding GlmU family protein yields MPTNLCIFEDEHFTRLYPLTLTRPVYDLRCGISLLREKIACRFPDSRLHLFCRTYLVEVVREILPTVPVNHLPSEPCLFINGRFILGEKLSAPGSQNMVWKKDGEVAAAWISGNRLASLAQIKDGVIPTSWFEGLPVEEIDGTFIRYPWDLVHHNAGQIRRDFACFNRGGQILGKIYPNVTLLEEKNIYIAAGAKIKPGVVLDAEDGPIYIDEGATIMANACLLGPVFVGAKSTIKMGAKIYEGTCIGEVCKVGGEVEESIIHSYSNKQHEGFLGHAYLGQWVNLGADSNNSDLKNNYSTVKVYVNGEMVDSGLLFVGLIMGDHSKCGINTMFNTGTVVGVMSNIFGAGYPAKFIPSFTWGGIEGMETYDCEKALEVARRVMARRKITLSTAQEKMLRQVFEMTALERKW; encoded by the coding sequence ATGCCCACCAATCTTTGTATCTTTGAAGACGAGCACTTTACTCGTCTCTATCCGTTGACCTTAACCCGCCCGGTGTATGATCTCCGCTGCGGCATTTCCCTCCTGCGCGAAAAAATCGCCTGTCGTTTTCCCGATAGCCGACTTCATCTTTTTTGCCGGACGTATCTTGTCGAGGTTGTTCGTGAAATCCTGCCCACGGTGCCGGTCAATCATCTGCCCTCCGAACCTTGTCTTTTCATCAATGGGCGTTTTATCTTGGGAGAAAAACTGTCCGCACCCGGCTCGCAAAACATGGTTTGGAAAAAAGACGGCGAGGTCGCCGCAGCGTGGATCAGCGGCAATCGCCTCGCTTCGCTGGCGCAAATAAAAGATGGTGTCATCCCAACCTCGTGGTTCGAGGGCCTGCCGGTTGAGGAGATCGACGGCACGTTCATTCGTTACCCGTGGGATTTGGTGCATCACAATGCCGGGCAGATTCGTCGCGACTTTGCTTGTTTCAATCGCGGCGGACAAATTTTGGGAAAAATCTATCCCAATGTCACGCTGCTGGAAGAGAAAAACATCTACATCGCCGCCGGCGCGAAAATCAAGCCCGGCGTCGTGCTCGATGCGGAAGACGGCCCGATTTATATCGACGAAGGCGCGACGATTATGGCGAATGCGTGTTTGCTGGGCCCGGTCTTTGTCGGCGCCAAATCCACCATTAAAATGGGCGCGAAAATTTACGAAGGCACTTGCATCGGCGAAGTCTGCAAAGTCGGCGGCGAGGTGGAAGAATCCATCATTCACAGCTACAGCAACAAGCAGCACGAGGGCTTTCTCGGCCATGCCTATCTCGGGCAATGGGTCAATCTCGGCGCGGATTCCAACAACAGCGATTTGAAAAACAATTACAGCACGGTGAAAGTTTACGTCAACGGCGAGATGGTGGACAGCGGCTTGCTCTTTGTCGGTTTGATCATGGGAGATCATTCGAAATGCGGCATCAACACCATGTTCAACACCGGCACTGTCGTCGGGGTCATGAGCAATATTTTCGGCGCGGGTTATCCGGCTAAATTCATCCCGTCGTTTACTTGGGGTGGCATTGAGGGCATGGAAACTTACGATTGTGAGAAGGCACTGGAGGTGGCTCGTCGTGTGATGGCGCGGCGGAAAATCACGCTCTCAACGGCGCAGGAGAAGATGCTGCGGCAGGTTTTTGAAATGACTGCATTGGAACGGAAATGGTAA
- a CDS encoding DUF5615 family PIN-like protein yields MKIPALADSDIARSTRRLLELYGFQVDSVDVRLGSGVPDHVVADLAWRENRVLISADKIFANGRQYPPSMYTGIIVIRVKPLTAERMNRALQRFLAQSTLTDYRGVLVVVTATKARIIGRKSP; encoded by the coding sequence ATGAAAATCCCGGCATTGGCGGACAGCGACATTGCACGTTCCACTCGACGCCTTTTGGAGCTCTACGGCTTCCAAGTCGATAGCGTGGATGTGCGTCTCGGCAGCGGTGTGCCGGATCATGTCGTTGCAGATTTGGCATGGCGTGAAAATCGCGTGTTGATTTCGGCAGATAAAATTTTTGCCAATGGCCGCCAATACCCTCCAAGTATGTACACGGGAATCATTGTGATTCGCGTGAAACCTCTTACTGCAGAACGCATGAATCGCGCTCTGCAGCGTTTCTTAGCTCAATCAACACTTACCGATTACCGTGGAGTACTTGTTGTGGTCACGGCAACAAAAGCCCGTATTATTGGTCGAAAATCTCCATAG
- a CDS encoding DUF433 domain-containing protein yields MKSLKTLTRSPKKSRIIRDPKILGGKPVIAGTRIPVRLILDHLAEGYMPEEIIFEYPTLTRADIQAAMRFASRAVEKIENGR; encoded by the coding sequence ATGAAATCTTTAAAAACTTTGACTCGTTCTCCTAAAAAATCGAGAATCATTCGAGATCCCAAAATTTTAGGCGGTAAACCAGTCATTGCCGGAACACGTATTCCGGTACGCTTGATTCTTGATCATCTTGCCGAAGGTTATATGCCGGAAGAAATCATTTTCGAGTATCCCACGCTGACGCGCGCCGATATTCAAGCCGCGATGCGCTTTGCCTCTCGCGCCGTCGAAAAAATTGAAAACGGCAGATGA
- a CDS encoding DUF1566 domain-containing protein: MLQRENEIHGVAKAILKEVREIREKSREANLEANFARFETEYRLAVARKLDQVELFGVDVSTPSRRHQLSVAYISLSASGKLPSRRIPPSAIPDAKSDISRMVETGTDQQVDAGEERISKTVDDVLAGADRLMIRGLAGSGKTTLVKWVAVQCAAQKLKNGLADLNHRIPFVIFLRQCVNSGLPAPENFVRHLVPLIADKMPGGWVHQILESGRAVVMIDGVDEVPQLERHTVYQWIKELGDTYEKAKFLVTTRPTAVNEGWLAREGFAEFELEPMDLTNIYKFLEHWHLAVREELQSDQEKSEIDGLESSLREFIKQNRPIRNLATNPLLCATICALHRDRKKQIPAERLRLYDACCEMLLERRGKEQQLSVDLQYAPTLSYSQKLVLLQDLAYYMIRNEASVVSFEEAEGRFAKKIMNFGKDEAKFTAAEIREFLVERSGLLRVPIETKIDFVHRTFQEFLGAKAAVDENDLGLLIKNATNDQWREVIILAVGHAPRQIRKELISKLLERGDREQAHRHQLHFLAVACLETAIDVDAALREQVNQRVAKLIPPKNFDEAKAIALTGDLAAPLLVYKENLDEEAAVACVQALKLINSDTARGILRSYGNDSRRAVVRAIAKDALDDELFRREVLFAIRDLFLHVPVRDFIRLENLQQLGEFPQIRFTSHLDLGGCDLLKDLSGLPPQLPELTTLSLRGCTGLNELSGLPMMPKLRSLNLCRCTGLEDLSGLTVLAQNASVKPIKLRDKPNESLSGGTVKLALQERDFFDFTMNKAGKGLSHFYVAYDSQKESVVMDYATGLMWQQGGTEKSMGWKDAQEYIEKLNREKFAGYDDWRLPTLEEAMSLMEPKKMNGYLYIDPVFDPEPRWIWTADKKSAGRAWYVDFNFGGCVHYDIGYYGYYVRAVRS, from the coding sequence GTGCTGCAGCGCGAAAACGAGATTCACGGCGTCGCGAAAGCTATTCTAAAAGAAGTTCGCGAGATTCGCGAAAAAAGCCGGGAAGCCAATCTTGAAGCAAATTTTGCCCGATTTGAAACCGAATACCGGCTGGCAGTCGCGCGAAAATTGGATCAGGTGGAATTATTTGGCGTTGACGTTTCAACTCCCAGTCGCCGGCATCAGCTGAGTGTCGCCTATATCAGTTTGTCCGCTTCAGGAAAATTACCCTCACGTCGAATCCCACCATCCGCAATTCCAGATGCAAAAAGTGACATCTCGAGAATGGTTGAAACGGGCACGGATCAACAAGTCGATGCCGGAGAAGAACGGATTTCCAAAACGGTGGACGATGTTTTAGCCGGTGCGGATCGGCTGATGATCCGTGGATTGGCGGGTTCGGGAAAAACCACGTTGGTGAAATGGGTTGCCGTCCAATGTGCCGCGCAAAAATTGAAAAATGGTTTGGCGGATTTGAACCATCGAATTCCCTTTGTGATTTTTTTGCGGCAATGCGTCAACTCCGGCCTGCCGGCCCCGGAAAACTTTGTCCGCCATCTCGTGCCTCTGATTGCCGATAAAATGCCGGGCGGTTGGGTGCATCAGATATTGGAGTCGGGAAGAGCTGTGGTCATGATCGATGGTGTCGACGAAGTTCCGCAACTCGAGCGGCACACCGTTTATCAGTGGATCAAGGAGCTGGGGGATACTTACGAGAAAGCGAAGTTCCTCGTCACCACCAGACCAACGGCAGTCAATGAAGGATGGCTGGCACGGGAAGGCTTTGCGGAATTCGAGCTGGAGCCGATGGACTTGACCAACATCTATAAGTTTTTGGAGCATTGGCATCTGGCCGTGCGTGAAGAACTGCAGTCTGATCAGGAAAAGTCCGAGATCGATGGGCTGGAAAGCAGCTTGCGGGAGTTTATCAAACAAAATCGGCCGATTCGCAACCTGGCCACCAACCCGCTGCTGTGCGCCACGATATGCGCCTTGCATCGTGACCGCAAGAAACAAATCCCGGCGGAAAGGCTGCGGTTGTATGACGCCTGTTGCGAGATGCTCTTGGAACGCCGTGGCAAAGAACAGCAGCTCTCAGTTGACCTGCAGTATGCCCCGACGCTAAGCTACAGCCAAAAGCTTGTATTGCTACAGGATCTGGCGTACTACATGATCAGAAATGAAGCTTCCGTCGTTTCGTTTGAGGAAGCTGAAGGGCGTTTTGCAAAGAAAATTATGAACTTCGGCAAAGACGAAGCCAAGTTTACTGCCGCCGAGATACGAGAATTTTTGGTTGAACGCAGCGGTCTGCTGCGCGTGCCCATTGAAACCAAAATTGATTTTGTCCACCGGACGTTTCAAGAGTTCCTCGGCGCCAAAGCGGCCGTGGACGAGAATGATCTGGGGCTCCTGATCAAGAACGCCACCAACGACCAATGGCGCGAAGTCATCATTCTGGCGGTTGGCCATGCGCCTCGCCAAATCAGAAAGGAGCTGATCAGCAAACTGCTTGAGCGCGGAGATCGAGAACAAGCGCATCGCCATCAGCTTCACTTCCTTGCCGTCGCCTGCCTCGAGACCGCCATCGATGTTGATGCTGCGCTGCGCGAGCAAGTCAATCAGCGGGTTGCGAAGCTGATTCCTCCCAAAAATTTCGACGAAGCCAAAGCGATCGCGTTGACCGGTGATCTTGCCGCCCCGCTTTTGGTATACAAAGAAAATCTCGATGAAGAAGCAGCGGTGGCCTGCGTTCAGGCGCTAAAACTCATCAACAGCGACACAGCGCGAGGGATTTTAAGAAGCTATGGGAATGATTCTCGAAGGGCGGTGGTCAGAGCGATTGCCAAAGATGCTTTGGATGATGAATTGTTCCGCCGCGAGGTGCTCTTTGCCATAAGAGATTTATTCTTGCATGTCCCGGTTCGCGATTTTATTCGTCTCGAAAACTTGCAGCAGCTTGGCGAATTTCCACAAATCCGGTTTACGTCTCACCTTGATCTTGGCGGCTGCGATCTTCTGAAAGATTTGAGTGGCCTGCCGCCCCAACTGCCTGAGCTGACCACGCTCAGTCTCCGCGGGTGTACCGGTTTAAATGAACTCAGCGGCTTGCCAATGATGCCCAAGCTAAGATCGCTTAATCTTTGCAGGTGCACCGGCCTGGAAGACCTTAGTGGCTTGACGGTACTGGCACAGAATGCCAGTGTGAAACCTATAAAATTACGAGATAAACCCAACGAATCGCTCTCTGGTGGTACCGTCAAGCTGGCTTTGCAGGAAAGGGACTTTTTTGATTTTACCATGAACAAAGCCGGAAAGGGGCTTTCCCATTTTTATGTCGCTTACGATTCTCAGAAAGAAAGCGTGGTCATGGATTACGCCACCGGTTTAATGTGGCAACAGGGTGGAACCGAAAAAAGCATGGGTTGGAAGGATGCACAGGAATATATCGAGAAGCTTAACCGCGAGAAATTTGCCGGGTATGATGACTGGCGTTTACCGACACTTGAAGAAGCGATGTCGCTGATGGAGCCGAAAAAGATGAACGGCTATTTGTATATCGATCCGGTATTTGACCCGGAGCCGAGGTGGATTTGGACGGCCGATAAAAAAAGCGCTGGGCGTGCGTGGTATGTCGATTTCAACTTCGGCGGTTGCGTCCACTACGACATTGGCTACTACGGCTACTACGTGCGTGCCGTGCGCTCGTGA
- a CDS encoding ATP-binding protein gives MPIEILSRQNPWWVELSAINEDPHLAEYDHAVVKWEPPHLHALKLDRDLIYIVLGPRQAGKTTFFKLVIRRLLLEKAIQPRNILYLNCEAAGPQMPQGLADLLRDYLLWVKNFSKDRLYIFLDEATYLKDWERGVKIIADEGKLKGVTLIVTGSHAAGIRRGGERLPGRRGRDEHLDLTLLPLSFRGFLMARNPAFENKLPAFEKWNHKALFAAAQEIALWADQIFSYFPIYLRTGGFPRPIRDEAEHGRVMQDVYKLYRDAFVGDLARIGRRENLLRELVQWLINRRKNPFDWSDAARETQLGTHPTVREYVEDAEAAFLWEVLYKSKSLGESLRAPRSSKRVYFADAFSFHCFRSWVFGYDNAWRATEEFLADPNNLGYLVESVIASHLRRTFGERIFYWRNGQEIDFVVFQEEKRSALIEVKYQSQINPDNAKALVQQGGGLLLTKNQLAHSPEKKILAMPVHYFLAMLEA, from the coding sequence ATGCCCATCGAAATTCTCAGCAGGCAAAACCCGTGGTGGGTTGAGCTTTCAGCGATCAACGAAGATCCGCATCTCGCCGAATACGACCACGCGGTGGTCAAATGGGAGCCGCCTCATCTGCATGCCTTGAAGCTGGACCGGGATTTGATCTACATCGTTCTTGGCCCAAGGCAAGCCGGCAAAACCACATTCTTCAAGCTGGTGATCCGCCGTTTGCTTCTGGAAAAAGCCATTCAACCCAGAAACATCTTATATTTGAATTGCGAAGCCGCCGGCCCACAAATGCCTCAAGGGTTGGCGGATTTGCTGCGGGATTACCTGCTTTGGGTCAAGAATTTTTCAAAGGACCGCCTTTATATTTTCCTTGATGAAGCAACATATTTAAAAGATTGGGAAAGAGGAGTAAAAATCATAGCGGATGAAGGAAAATTAAAAGGCGTTACACTCATCGTGACCGGCTCGCACGCCGCCGGAATCAGGAGAGGCGGGGAACGGTTGCCAGGACGGCGAGGCCGCGACGAACATCTGGATCTCACGTTGCTGCCACTGAGTTTTCGCGGTTTTCTGATGGCCAGAAACCCGGCATTTGAAAACAAGCTTCCAGCTTTTGAAAAATGGAATCACAAGGCGCTGTTTGCCGCCGCCCAGGAAATTGCGCTTTGGGCCGATCAGATCTTTTCTTATTTCCCGATCTATTTGCGCACCGGCGGCTTTCCGCGCCCGATTCGAGATGAAGCCGAACACGGCCGCGTCATGCAGGATGTTTACAAGCTTTACCGCGACGCTTTCGTCGGCGATCTGGCTCGCATTGGCCGCCGGGAAAACCTTTTGCGCGAATTGGTGCAATGGCTGATCAACCGCCGCAAAAATCCGTTCGATTGGAGTGATGCCGCCCGCGAAACCCAGCTCGGCACCCATCCAACCGTGCGTGAATATGTGGAAGACGCGGAAGCGGCATTTTTATGGGAAGTGCTTTACAAATCGAAAAGCCTGGGCGAATCCTTGCGGGCGCCGCGCTCATCAAAGCGGGTTTATTTTGCCGATGCGTTTTCGTTCCACTGTTTTCGGAGCTGGGTCTTCGGGTATGACAACGCCTGGCGCGCGACCGAGGAGTTTCTTGCCGATCCCAACAATCTTGGTTATTTGGTCGAGAGTGTTATTGCCTCGCATTTGCGCCGCACCTTCGGCGAGCGCATCTTTTACTGGCGCAATGGGCAGGAAATTGATTTCGTAGTCTTTCAAGAAGAAAAACGCTCGGCTCTTATCGAAGTCAAATATCAGAGCCAGATCAATCCGGACAACGCCAAAGCGCTGGTTCAGCAAGGCGGCGGCTTGCTGTTGACCAAAAATCAACTGGCTCACTCGCCGGAGAAAAAAATCCTGGCCATGCCGGTGCACTACTTTTTGGCGATGTTGGAGGCGTGA